DNA from Eucalyptus grandis isolate ANBG69807.140 chromosome 5, ASM1654582v1, whole genome shotgun sequence:
GaaatgcttcttgagttgtaagctttggaaggttctGGGAGTGTGTTccgactcttcttgatgagttcgacttgattcatcttgcgttgagtcttgaaatttgacattcattgactcctctacagatcggctcttcttgttatagactcgaaggctttgcttgatgtagaatatccaaggaagataccttcatctgatctttcttcaaacttaccaactcgatcttttgcatttttcaatataaaacatttgcaaccgaatacatgaaagtatgaaacaataggcttcttatctttgaataactcataaggggttttctagaataggtcttaagaagactctattgatgatatagcatgctgttgaaacagctttcaaaattcaaaatcgtgaagaaatcttactttcaattaaaagagttctagccatttcttgaagagatctgttctttctttccacaactctattttgctgaggagtatatggagaggagaacacatgattaaagccagattcatcacaaaattttgtaaaatcttgattttcaaattcacctccatgatccgtTCTTATACTTgtgataacacatccttttcattttgaacctttttagcaaaattttcaaaatacgagaaggtttctgacttacttgcaaggaaatatacctaagtaaaacgggagtaatcgtccacaattactaggcaatatttcttacctccaatactcgtgttctggttggtccgaagagatccatatgcagaaatcgtagtacatgattagtagagacatgatttattggtttaaatgaatttcttacctgctttccttaatacatggagtgcatggatcgtcttttgataaggtaatttgggtagtcctctaACAAgttgctttgatgagattttggctaattgcttcatgttgacatgaccaagctttcgtgccatgcttgcttcgtcttgaattgagataaaacattgcgattcatttggtttcacatccgtaagataaatgtttccatgtcttcgacccatgaaagaccgagtagagtctttaccgattccgtaacatattcattcttgaaagaagatcttgaaaccagatcacacaattgactaatgctgagaagattgtaattgagtccttccactaaggaaacattacttattgtgagatttccaattttcacagcccaaatcccacaatacttcctttgttgtttcctccaaatgaaacttttccaccatttacttgagcaagctttataaaacaatttgagtctcccgtcatgtgtcttgagcatccaccgtcaagataccactttaccttttcttgacggtgacccgcatttaaaataaagtctcaagcttttttggtacccaaactttcttgggtcctttggtgttagtaacataagcaagattagcccatattttcttaatgtgtttccaaatcatagacactctttttcaaagtgatcctgactgttgcactttgaacatttgagagcatttcttcctacagattttacaaaaatttcttgaaatgatttttgtaagtctctctcgagagtctttccttaattctttcttttactttaggaaaatcaatcaagggaattgtttctcttgtcatacctagaccgacttattgaagtaaggtctttgagctgaaagaattttttcaagtttttcgaccctattgaaaatttctttgaaatatttgatacgtctgtttttaaaagagcattttcttttaaaagattatcttcattttctttaagagtggaaacagtcaagtctagacttttaactctttctactaaaacattttctttttgttttagagctgagttttccttttcagttcggaaattcttttgagagaagtcttaagactaaaacacagttcatcattgtatttagaaactttgacagaattttaaaattacttgcctcaaattcaccggctcgagtccgatccagtccgagtccgattgtgccatcgacatagattggcatattcattatcactttcttcacactcgtatcacctgTGCTtcgctttgagagcttttcgaaatttttcagcttttcctctcttcttcttcgaagaggacagctgggtccgatgtgtccatttttcttacattcaaagcgtactacatctttgtttggttctttCATCGTCAATgtacttggtctgctgtctttgaaagctttgtttctttgagttgaaccttcttccttttctattcagttttcaatcttcttatcatgagagcaagctcctcatcgtccatatcatcttcgaatctgtatcatcgaatcatcaattgattttaatgcaatagatttcttaccttttgatcttcatcttcattgatccgttccacttcataagactcaagagttccaatcgctcgtcgacagatagtggcataattatTTGCGTCTctttatcgaagtctttatgtgattccaatctttgagagtccacgcagtagcttgtttaccttcatgggatcgaaattggttgaccttgatttccaagaccattcacaatatctgtaaaacgactaaacatgtcggctatagattctcccggtttcattctcaaggcttcgtattgaccgagaagaatgttgattctgtttccttcactgactgttccttcataggtgatatgcactgtcccaaacttcttttgtcagtaacacaagaagatattctattatattcagcagacaaagcacaatataaggagtaaattgctttgcatcgagtgcttgtctcttgattatctcttcccgagtcattccGCCGGTCTCAcgctttctttcctctttcgtaGACCGATGCAAAGGGTAggagaaattcatttttctacaacatcccattccgaggatcctttgatcgtagggaaagctttcatcttgttcttccagcatgttgtaatcctttccatcaaagtagggtggtctggcattgctttgcccttccatcgccccggtgctagcatactagccatggatctttaactcaagtaaaacacttcaaacaaagtgagtacactgtgctcgataccaattgatattgctagtatgagtacctagagggggtgaataggtatataaaagatttttcttcaacaattgcacaatactagacagctgatggattttagacaaacgataatcaaagtaagaccgagagaagagaaaattgaacacacggtttatagtggttcggcttatatcaagcctacgtccactcttttcttcaccgacagcctattggctggattccactatgaacaaaagagaagttacagcacagctttgccttgattccacaaaggtagatgttctaccacacctcctcaagatttctcacaaatatagactctcttttgtatacaagtattcgctcaaaggaattgtctaaacaaaaaggagcttcgactttggaattcatctatcgcgcacaccttgaacaactaagaccgtcttccttatataccctttatgccatcatacccgttggcacttaccaaaggaattcctccaatctacccgttgacggaatcaattaggaagattgttcaagctattaaaggaacgtattgatagcccatcaactcgttcgcccatacaatcagatctcggtttccataagtagaaccttccaataatatttaggcaatcaccggatcttcaatttatcgagtcaatcttcgatcaatcaaaggactccgttatgtcttctccagccatgagatcttctccagctgataaggttaaatccttaacaaaacatccaaactcgggataacctttcttcaacggattagagactgtcaataaggatagactttgagtcttgagtccggctgtccggaggtcttcgactttaaataacagagtccgcaagccttcagactagactgatagaaacgatttgtcaacttcaaaacacttcaagaggatttctccaacaggatCAACCGTACGAGCAACAATAATTAAAGTTGATCTTTCAATGTGAATGATATATTATACGATGTTGAAGTTGCCTGGTCAAATTAAGGTTTTCTAGAAAAAGGCAGTGAGAAACTTTCTGGTTATATATTGTGGGCCGAGCCGGCATTAATTTGCCAGGAGGATGATGGTCAACACTTGCCTCTTGCAAGTGCGTGTATGTATTTCTGGGGAAGACTAAATCAAAAGATGGACCAATCGTACGAAAGCAATAATTAAAGTTGATCTTTCAATGTGAATGATATTTATACGATGTTGAAGTTGCCTAGTCAAATTAAGGTTTTctagaaaaaggcaaaggagaaACTTTTGGTTATATATTGTGGGCCGAGCCGGGCATTAGTTGagcaaaattaccaaaaagttctaaacatttttatttatcaatttagttctaaacttttataattatatcaattcaccATCCGGCTAAATTTGGCCAATCGGCGTTGACATGAATGTCGGCCGccaatagataattttttaataatattttattttttgaatttgttaataattttttattttattttatttcctcctccctccttcttcctcttgctttgACGATCGATCAAAGGGGAGAGTCGATTGTCGGACCGACATGACCAACTAGTGGCGAGCTAGCCTAGCCACTAGCAAGTCGAGCCCTTGTCGCATCCGGCAAGTGCAAGCCTTGCCCAAAGGGGATCTAAGTGAGCTCAACCGCCATCGCTGGGCAAGggcaagctcgcctagccactagTGAGGTGAGCCCTTACCAGATTTGGCAGAGCTCGACCTTGCCGTCGTTGGGCGAGGGTTTGCCTCGCCGTTGCTAGGTGAGGGTTTGCCTTGCTGTTGCTaggcgaggctgacctcacccagatctagcaagggcttgcCTTGCCCTCGCTAGGCAAGGTTAGCCTCACCCAAATCCAACAACGACCACCTCGCCCTACCACCAGGGAGGCGAGCCTCGTCAAATTCGGCAAGGGCTAATCTCACCAATGGTTGAGCAAACTCGTCCTTGCCTAGTGATGGCCCATGTCAGTTCGATGATCGATGCTTCCCTTTGGCTAGTCATTGGagcaagaggaaggagggaggaggaaaaaagggagagagagagagagaggggaaaaaaaaaggaaaaggaaaaggaaagaaaattaataaaaaatttgaaaaataaaatattatttaaaaattgtttggtGGCATTGCTCGACATCCACGCGTGTCCATTGGCTAAATTTGAccggattgattgaattgacatgattgtaaaatgtttatgactaatttaaaaaaaaaagatttatgactaatttggaaaaattgtaatatgtttaggacttttttggtaatttttcctcaTTAGTTATGATTCCTGGTAAGACAAGACTTGATGGTTTATCATATACATGGTAAATTATTTGCCGTGTTAACTTAGCTGAAGTGATAGGATGGCCCAAAGCCACAAGGCCCATGACCATGGCGTCGAGGAATCCAAGCATGACCTTAGCTTTGCCACTCGCCGGTATGACCATACCGGCTCAAGCTTCAGAGAGCTCGATGAGTGATGAGATGCAACAAATAAGCTTAGGTTAGGGTTATCAAGATGAAATCCACACAAGATAAAGATCGAAAATTGGCAGAGTGGACCTCACCAGACGTCGTTGGTAAGCCGTAGAGGCCGCAACCATCAGGAGGTGATAGGGAGATACTAAAAGAACAAGCGAACCCCATGCAAAAATAATGTCCAAACTCATTCTACTAGTTTCGATATGGTGAACACGGATTAACACAAGTAAAAAATCGGAAACACGTCTATGGGCGCACATCACAAAGAAGTGCAATGGAGAAAATCCCCTCAAAAGTCTGGAACTCTTTTGCAACAAGGGGATTGCTTGTCATACTGAACAAAACAAACTAAGACTCCCGAGCGGCTACAGGTGGACATGTTTTGAACCCTGAAAAATGGGAGATCGAGGTACTGGGACGATTTTGAAACAAAACACCCACCCCCCCAACCTTCCctcccaacaaaaaaaaaaaaaaaggaggggcgATTTTGATTTCAGGACAAAAGTAGAGGGATTGGTGTTGACGTTTCACcagtaaagaaataataaaaaaggagaaaaaattgtctaaaaaggcTCAACAGAAACCCTAAAAACTTATCCAGTTAACTATTAACAACGTTAGGAATACTAAaaaccaccggccgcggtggctctgCTGGTTAAGTCTTCCCCACTGTGGGGGGACCCACTGACCCCTTCTAGGAGGGAGAGGGTTCGACTCTCCACGGAGACGCTTGACGTCTTACCCGTTCcacgggggtggtgggtcctcccgtgGGGCCCCAGGGTTTACCTCCCATCACCCCGGCCTACCGAGACTATCTGTGTTGTGCGCGGGTTCCctggatcataaaaaaaaaaatgttaggaATACTAAAAGTTGCTTGCTAAATTCACTTGTTAAGTGATGTGGTAAATTTTGCGTATCTAAATTAATTCGCTCGTATAAGCACACATAGATCTgcacattatttaaatttaatagatgagTCTTGGTATATTTCCAGCATACTCTCCTACCATGGAGGATCGCATCTGCTCATCTTGTCCTTAAACGAGTCACATTCAAGAACTGTAGGTACTCAcaaactttttttctcattattccGTCCTCAGTTATTACACTGAACGGAAAGTAACTCTACTTCAACAACCCCAGCTTACCGTCaccctcaaaaaggaaaaagaaaaaacactacGCCGACGGTGCAAAGAACCCCGGAAGACGTAACTCTGACTCCTTTAGATCTCACtgttgaagaaggaggagcagcTACAACCGCCGCAGGAGGCGGAGCAAGTGTTGGCGCCGGTGCTGGTGCTTCATGGAAGACAGTCTCATTATAGAACTGGTAAAGCTCAAACCTAACATTGCAGCTCGGGGCCAAgactctccctccttccttatCTTTGGGCAGATTCTTGATGGCCCCTTGCAAGCACGCCTTGCACTCCGCCGACGTCAAGTCTGGCGTGCACTGAGCGAGCGTGTATAGCCCCTTCGAGTTCGAGATGTCGGCGTCCTTGACAGCAAACCCCTTCCCAGACCCATCGCTCGCCGCACTCTCCACCAATTCATCGGTCGTGTCCTTTAGCAACTGGGCGAAGCTGCTAGGGCTTGAAATGTTGACCACGTTCATCAATACGAAGTCTGGCGAATCTTGCTTGACGGAGAAAATGGAGTGGTTCGAGTAACGCAGCTGCACTCATCGTACCAAATGATGGAGTCTTTCTCTTTAGGGCAGTCGCTGAGTATTTCCTTGCTCGCGTTGGACACGCAGTCGCCACAAGTGGCGGCAGCGATGTCACCACGGCAGAGGAATAGCCCGTAGGTGCGGTCAAGTGGGTTTTTGCTGGCAGTGGCATTGGCAAAGCCGTCGGCTTGCGGATCTTATTCTGCTTGCGGATCTTTATTCTACTTGCGGGACTGAGCATAGAATTATCGAAAGAAGAAGAGTATGTTCTGTTCTCtcggggaaaaagaaaattgttacgGGGAGCTTTATGCGATAATTTGCCTTTGATAATTACTTTGCAAATCTCGAATTCTTATGCATATCTTGATAATAGAATggtgaaaaggagaaaattttaCTCTCAAGAAAATTCTACACAAATATCTTGCTCACATTTCCTGCACCAAGTTGATGAGACAAAGGTGACGATTTCGACAAATTGATAAAACAAAAGAGGACAATTTATGTTCATAATTTATGCTTTCATGCTTCTTATTTgttcttattattatattatattgcaTGTACTTACATTGTGATTCCATAAAATTCTACAATTGTAcgtttcatattttcttttaattggagCTTTTATGATGGGATTCGGATCCACTTTAAACGAAACTCCACATAAGCTCTAAGTTTGCTTGATGTAGATGttcatatttttataatttttttctttttggtaaagatGCACTTCAGAACTACATTGGaaataatataacaaatatAATCTTAAATTTGTGCATGACGGATATCTTTCTAGTTTTTATATATGCATTTACCTAGTTTATTTTGTTACGTATATAGATCCTCTGAACTTGAGCTAATTGACATGTTTTCTCCTTATGAGTGTAAATTGACCTTCTCAATTTGCTGCATTGAGAAGATGACTCATTAACATAAAGAATAGAATCGTCTGAATTTATTCTTCctatttatctatttcttttcttttcattttctttcgcatatttctcttttccttttctcatttgacgattttttttcctcaattccAGTGGGAGCGTCACCACCGTCCTCCCCATCTGATAGAGAGGCGAGCTCATGCAATAGCCGATAGTGGCGACGCACGGCAATGAGGTGAGAGCCGTGTGAGCAGCgttggagagggagagatgtgTTGGGATTTTAAGTGTTTGTGttgattttgcttccttgaCTGATCGAAAAACTTTGGGAGATAAAATGTCACTTGGGTTGACCCAAAAACTATGAATGAATGGCTGTTGCTGGCGCCATTATGATTCAGATGGGGAAAGATAATAGGATGAACGGTGAGGACGGTTGCCTTTTTGTCCTCGCACAGGTGTCGTTTGTCAAGGTCAGTTGCGAGCGTGAGTTGCATTCTCTTGTTGAGTGTGGAGACTTGACCAGCCAGGGTCCAGATACATGCAACTCTAATATCTCAGTTTCAATCGATGACGGTGGCGACAGAGAGGGTTGATGGACTGGGATCATGTAACtttctataaaaattttcaaGCTTCCCTCGATTTGACACGAGAAAACTTGTCGGGTTTAATTGCACAAGGTAAGCAGGCTCTACCTGAGAAGAAAGTAACCAGTGGTTACAAGGTTCCACTTCGGCTGATGTGGCAAGCACTTATGTACTGTACACCATTCACGAACTGACATGTGTCACTGACTAGCTCCACTTCTTGAGGGCACGGCTAAGATCTCGCATGAAAGAGACATGAGAGGATGGTGGTGGAAAATGCcaattgtcgcgaccaattttttgggtttgaaccacctagtggtttggcttaattgGATCATGTTGCTTGCACTTAACTCGGACTCTCCCAAACTCATACCaccgcgacttaagttcaagttcttaacatgcgattgatttttaaattaggagtcaccactaatctatttttggtgggtcgattagaaacccaagtaaagtaacggagattcactttactcctacgaactgaGATTTGGGacgaggacttgattacgctagatttctaactccctttcggtaccatttcttttatttaaaaaaaaaaaaaggttttgcagttgaattgattttaaactagttccctaacatgtgaggtatTCATGCAGGTgcaaaaccatcaatttaacacccaagaaaataattaaataatgcagacTTACCTCAAAACAACGAAAgatctgcagtgttaaattaaaatccacatcaacaaccctagatatggtttctaattaacaagcaattactcaatttttgttttctctttttcaacgAAAATATAGTCCATATACAATGGaatgcttttaatctaatatgaaatgatatggcatggcaatatgtcctaaactatatgaatgaataagaatttttgtgatttcttaatgaacatgcaataattaaatatgcaatctaaattaaccaaaatgacttaattctaatgacgtgcaatgcaatgcaatgacgtacacaattatttcaactaaaatgacatgcaacatgcaatttaatatgcgagctatatgtcacgcggcatttattaaatgacttaatctgatgacggtcaatttctaattagaaatgaacctaacaataatcactaaaatgattctatatgacatgcaaatgacattttttattttaaaaatgcaatctatcctagaaattgcaactaatttatcctaagacaaattttatgaaatttgaaatgatctagctagattaagattctatctaatttaaactaggattaagacattatctaaatctaaaatgcaatttatctaaaaagatgatctaaatttaaaatgaaacatgcaattctaatctaatatgcacaatgattttttggtgtttttctttaagaaattaaaattttcacatgcaattcaaataatgataaaactaacatcctaaatgaatgtgctttttcttttggttttcttttccatgatttaaagtaaaattcttattctaaatataaaagataataaccaaaccaaacctaatcttaattcaacatttttttggattttctttacaaaataagattgactcaaccaacttaacgacagaaatcaaacaagataagattgatatctaaaatcgacaaaccatatctcgcgcatgagatcggattggccaactttaaattaaatcgtGAATCGAATCTTGGGCCAGAcgtggattgtcgatttttgaaGGATTGCGAATGATTTCTGACGCGAAAATGGACcgtcaatccctaattttgaGGCAGTCTCATGTCAGAATCTCAACCATTCATTCGGGAATAATCCTActaaaaacaaagtaaataaatgaaactaacataaaaaattaaataaaaaagaaaaactacctaattgattttcatttttttttttttctgttttctttttcccttcccaaGGACGGATTGCTCGTGGCAGGTCACCTACGGCAACTGGCGTCGGTCCGGCAGGGCAGCTCCAGCAAAGGGAAGGCACGGTTGGTCGCGGGTCAGGCGGGACAGGGACGGCAcgggagcagcagcagcaggcgTCGAGGGAGGCTCGGAGCCGACGCGGTGCAGGCGGTGGGCAGATCTGGCTCGGGTTTTCGGCTCCGAACAGCAGGTGGATCGCGGGTCTTTGGCTCCGAGCAGCAGGCGTCGCGATTCAAGCGAGGCCGGGGAGCAGCGTTCGGCTGCTGGGCGACGGGCGGCGCTCGGGCTTGACTGCAGTGGGCTTTGGGTCGCAGCGGCGGCGAAGACGGTCTCCGGCGGCAACGAACAGCAGGATCTTGGGTCGACGCGGCACGGGGAGGCGTTGGGCGGCAACGGGTCACCAAAATCGTGGGTCGGCGCGGCACGAACGGGAGAGCTCGGGCGGACAACGGCGGGGCTTCGAGCGAGGTGGCCGCGGCTGGCCTCGGCTTCCAGGCGGCGTCGGTGTGGCAAGACTGCAGCGTCCGGCGGGCAACGTCGGTCGCCGATTGGGATGCTGGCGGAGCGGCGATGGGTGCGGGGGTATTCGCGGATGGAAGTTGCAGAGGCTGCAGCGCGGCAGGTGAAGAGGTTCGGCGTCCGGCGGCCTTCGTGGCTGCGGGTGGAAGGCAAAACAGAGCCGGCGAGCGTgaaggagacgatgaacagtaaacgtcccctcacctctgcctttttactttttaccttttttcctctctctctctctctctctgttgtcACTGTTCTGCTGcactttttcacttctttttttttcttctttttttttgaagccTTCGACGAAGAGAATCCCTTAGAAAAAGCCCCCCTTT
Protein-coding regions in this window:
- the LOC120294065 gene encoding cysteine-rich receptor-like protein kinase 5 → MNVVNISSPSSFAQLLKDTTDELVESAASDGSGKGFAVKDADISNSKGLYTLAQCTPDLTSAECKACLQGAIKNLPKDKEGGRVLAPSCNVRFELYQFYNETVFHEAPAPAPTLAPPPAAVVAAPPSSTVRSKGVRVTSSGVLCTVGVVFFLFPF